Proteins encoded in a region of the Zea mays cultivar B73 chromosome 4, Zm-B73-REFERENCE-NAM-5.0, whole genome shotgun sequence genome:
- the LOC103654761 gene encoding protein starmaker: MYNGIGLQTARGSGTNGYVQTNKFFIKPRSTSGGGPGGPHRPPLPDATGADGGGLGGMRKPNKEILEHDRKRQVELNLLVLRDALEEQGYTEDEIEERVEEARKAAEAEAAAVAAAEEAGSVSGAGRPPLPGRGFTDTQSHHVAARKEKQLETLRAALGLNVEDAKKGDVESDVESGELVPGKYYEELVTVGENNSKDSKNAKKSKKKKENDKRRQPKSSRKSKYDSDLDHDHNTKTKKSSHHDSDDDSETDYDEKKEKKYNKKHRLGSDDDSENDRKKAKRGKNSGSESDTDSGHGKKKTKHVKSDQGGRKKIQVKNSHHDSESDTDSSYGKKTEHARNDRGERKKIPVNNSRHDFKSDIDSGYGKKTEDAKSEHYERKKLLVKSSRHDSESDTDSGYGKKKMEHIKNERDERKKVLVKNSRHDSESDTDSGYGKKKMEHAKIERDERRKVPVKSSRYDSESDTDSGYGKKKMEQTKNVRDEKRKVPLKSSHHDSESDADIDYRKKKIEHTEGIRDERKKIPARSSRHDSDSGADNNGKNKRPLQSSRHDLEDEKPRSRNYNYGSRASEHEKHSKYKESFRHDSDSDGYSRGKERQLNVAVLKKDVQEKRKVATSSDSSDYSSSLSSSDSDTSADSYEEQKRSQAGGRRNELTTQRQKEEERKELEKQQKREVEKKELDKQKQREEERMEMEKEKKRQREREEERQREREQYERKGGNDVERDNKRKLIDDRYDPNSSRDREEGYRDSQNRDDNRRQEEHGQHNRYMDSHDSKRSRHDSHYHSRRDFEQRYSRDEHRDRRRH, from the exons ATGTACAACGGCATCGGGCTGCAGACCGCGCGGGGGTCGGGCACCAACGGGTACGTCCAGACCAACAAGTTCTTCATCAAGCCCCGCTCCACATCCGGCGGGGGCCCGGGCGGACCCCACAGGCCGCCGCTCCCCGACGCCACCGGCGCGGATGGCGGCGGGCTCGGCGGGATGCGCAAGCCCAACAAGGAGATCCTCGAGCACGACCGCAAGCGCCAGGTCGAGCTCAATCTGCTCGTGCTCAGGGACGCGCTCGAGGAGCAGGGCTACACCGAAGACGAGATCGAGGAGCGCGTAGAGGAGGCGCGCAAGGCTGCTGAGGCAGAGGCGGCCGCGGTCGCGGCAGCGGAGGAAGCAGGGAGCGTTAGCGGCGCCGGTCGACCGCCTCTACCCGGCAGAGG GTTTACAGACACACAGAGCCACCATGTTGCAGCACGGAAGGAGAAACAACTTGAGACTCTAAGGGCTGCTTTAGGGCTGAACGTGGAGGATGCAAAGAAGGGGGATGTAGAAAGTGATGTAGAATCTGGGGAGCTTGTTCCTGGTAAGTACTATGAGGAACTGGTTACTGTTGGGGAAAATAATAGTAAGGATTCAAAGAATGCAAAGAAGAGCAAGAAGAAAAAAGAGAATGACAAAAGGCGTCAACCCAAAAGTTCGAGAAAGAGCAAGTATGACTCAGACTTGGATCACGATCATAACACAAAAACGAAGAAGAGTTCTCACCATGATTCAGATGATGATTCAGAGACTGAttatgatgagaaaaaggaaaagaaatacaaCAAGAAACATCGTCTTGGTTCTGATGATGATTCTGAAAATGATCGAAAGAAGGCAAAGCGTGGAAAGAACTCTGGTTCTGAGTCTGATACAGATAGTGGCCATGGCAAAAAGAAAACTAAACATGTAAAGAGTGATCAGGGTGGGAGAAAGAAGATACAAGTGAAGAACTCTCATCACGATTCCGAGTCTGACACAGATAGtagctatggcaagaaaacagaaCATGCAAGGAATGATAGGGGTGAGAGAAAGAAGATACCGGTAAATAATTCTCGTCATGATTTCAAATCTGATATAGATAgtggatatggcaagaaaacagaaGATGCAAAGAGTGAACACTATGAGAGAAAGAAGTTATTGGTGAAGAGCTCTCGTCATGATTCTGAGTCTGATACAGACAGTGGTTATGGCAAGAAGAAAATGGAACATATAAAGAATGAACGCGATGAGAGAAAGAAGGTGCTGGTGAAGAACTCTCGTCATGATTCTGAGTCTGATACAGATAGTGGCTATGGCAAGAAGAAAATGGAACATGCAAAAATTGAACGTGATGAGAGAAGGAAGGTACCGGTGAAGAGTTCTCGTTATGATTCTGAGTCTGATACTGATAGTGGCTATGGCAAGAAGAAAATGGAGCAAACAAAGAATGTACGTGATGAGAAAAGGAAGGTACCATTGAAGAGTTCTCATCATGATTCTGAGTCTGATGCAGATATTGACTATAGGAAGAAGAAAATAGAACATACAGAGGGTATTCGTGATGAGAGAAAGAAGATACCAGCGAGAAGCTCTCGCCATGATTCTGACTCTGGTGCAGATAATAATGGGAAAAACAAGAGACCATTGCAAAGCTCTCGTCATGATTTGGAGGATGAGAAGCCTAGATCGAGAAATTATAATTATGGCTCTCGGGCTTCCGAGCATGAGAAACATAGTAAGTACAAGGAAAGCTTTCGCCATGACTCAGATTCAGATGGTTATTCCCGTGGTAAGGAAAGACAATTGAATGTTGCAGTGTTGAAAAAGGATGTGCAAGAGAAAAGAAAAGTAGCTACCTCAAGTGATAGTTCAGATTACAGCAGCAGCCTCAGCAGTAGTGATTCTGACACGAGTGCAGATAGCTATGAGGAACAGAAAAGGAGTCAAGCTGGAGGGAGAAGAAATGAGCTGACTACACAAAGGCAGAAAGAGGAGGAAAGAAAAGAGCTTGAAAAGCAACAGAAGAGAGAGGTAGAGAAGAAAGAGCTGGATAAGCAAAAGCAAAGGGAGGAAGAGAGGATGGAGatggagaaggagaagaaaaggcagcgagagagggaggaagagagacagAGGGAGAGAGAGCAATACGAAAGGAAAGGTGGAAATGATGTGGAGAGGGACAACAAAAGGAAACTGATAGATGATCGGTATGATCCAAATTCAAGTAGAGATAGAGAAGAGGGATACAGAGACTCTCAGAACAGAGATGACAATAGAAGGCAGGAAGAGCATGGTCAACACAATAGATATATGGATAGTCATGATTCCAAGAGGTCAAGGCATGACTCGCATTACCATTCAAGGAGGGATTTTGAACAACGCTATTCTAGAGACGAACATAGAGACAGAAGGCGTCACTAA